The following are from one region of the Halarcobacter sp. genome:
- the ygiD gene encoding 4,5-DOPA dioxygenase extradiol has translation MTRKEFLKLCALLSVSPLLAKNETRYKMPALFVSHGSPMNIIQGHMYAHALKKVVKTFKRPKAILVISAHWYDSETFISASKEQETIYDFYGFPEELYKIKYNPKGSPEYAATVESILAEEGFLVDRGLDHGAWSVLYHMYPKQDIPSFQISINKNLSYQDYYDIGKQLSILREQGILIIGSGGATHNLREVKYPPNNLQFDEWAVEFDNFVAESFSNKNFENLINAKEHKYFKISHPFDDHFIPLLYTAGVVSNDDKIEHFHEDIALGNMSMRCIKIG, from the coding sequence ATGACAAGAAAAGAATTTTTAAAACTATGCGCTTTATTAAGTGTATCACCGTTGTTAGCAAAAAATGAAACTAGATATAAAATGCCAGCACTATTTGTTAGTCATGGAAGTCCAATGAATATTATTCAAGGGCATATGTATGCCCATGCATTAAAAAAAGTGGTAAAAACATTTAAAAGACCTAAAGCTATACTTGTAATCTCTGCACATTGGTATGATAGTGAAACATTTATATCAGCATCAAAAGAGCAAGAAACTATTTATGATTTTTATGGATTTCCTGAAGAGTTATATAAAATTAAATATAATCCTAAAGGTTCTCCCGAATATGCAGCTACAGTCGAAAGTATTTTAGCAGAAGAAGGTTTTTTAGTTGATAGAGGTTTAGACCATGGAGCTTGGAGTGTGTTATATCATATGTATCCAAAACAAGATATTCCATCATTTCAGATTTCAATAAATAAAAATTTATCATATCAAGATTATTATGATATTGGAAAACAGCTCTCAATTTTAAGAGAACAAGGTATTTTGATTATTGGTAGTGGTGGGGCTACTCATAATCTAAGAGAGGTAAAATATCCACCTAATAATTTACAATTTGATGAATGGGCAGTGGAATTTGATAATTTTGTAGCAGAAAGTTTTTCAAATAAAAATTTTGAAAACCTAATAAATGCAAAAGAGCATAAATACTTCAAAATATCACACCCCTTTGATGATCATTTTATCCCTTTATTATATACAGCAGGTGTAGTTTCCAATGATGATAAAATCGAACATTTCCATGAAGATATTGCTTTAGGGAACATGAGTATGAGATGCATTAAAATTGGATAA
- the nhaA gene encoding Na+/H+ antiporter NhaA, whose amino-acid sequence MKLYAPWEKAFKKVSTPFEEFLHAQTTTGLILMVTTVLALILANTSLYETYSHFFHMNIDLNVGSWAFSHSLHHWINDGLMAIFFFLIGLEIKREITAGELSNIKVAILPILAAIGGMVFPALIYTSLNYGTLGSNGWGIPMATDIAFAISALVLLGKRIPTTLVTFLVALAIVDDLGAVIVIALFYTETINMLPLGLAGLMLLIMIAFNRFGIHMILPYFIVGLFMWFFMLESGVHATIAGVLAALAIPSTPKRVPSSLTKDTRVLLDEYEKYPEQENFELHEKQKKILTNIKDKIDEVGTPAARLEHGLHLPVALIVIPIFALANAGIKIDFSSIGSTILEPVSLGIIAGLILGKVIGIFGVSWLAIKLKFAELPKGSSMNQIFGVAFLGGIGFTMSIFVADLAFIGNPELIFQAKIGILSASLFSGLFGYFWLKSVSSKNKEINKG is encoded by the coding sequence ATGAAACTATATGCACCTTGGGAGAAAGCTTTTAAAAAAGTGTCAACTCCCTTCGAAGAATTTTTACATGCGCAAACTACGACAGGGTTGATTTTAATGGTAACAACAGTATTAGCTTTAATACTTGCTAATACATCTTTATATGAAACATATTCTCACTTTTTTCATATGAATATTGACCTAAATGTTGGTTCATGGGCTTTTTCTCACTCGTTACACCATTGGATAAATGATGGGCTTATGGCTATTTTCTTTTTTCTTATTGGACTTGAGATAAAAAGAGAAATAACTGCAGGGGAACTTTCAAATATTAAAGTTGCAATTCTTCCAATATTAGCTGCAATTGGTGGGATGGTTTTCCCTGCACTAATTTATACAAGTTTAAATTATGGAACACTTGGTTCAAATGGTTGGGGAATTCCTATGGCTACAGATATTGCATTTGCGATTAGTGCTTTAGTGTTATTAGGAAAAAGAATACCAACTACACTTGTTACATTTTTAGTTGCCTTAGCTATTGTTGATGATTTAGGTGCTGTAATTGTTATTGCACTATTTTATACTGAAACAATAAATATGTTACCTTTAGGTTTAGCAGGACTTATGCTTTTAATTATGATTGCATTTAATAGATTTGGAATTCATATGATATTGCCATACTTTATAGTTGGTTTGTTTATGTGGTTCTTTATGCTTGAATCAGGTGTTCACGCAACTATAGCTGGTGTATTAGCAGCTTTGGCAATACCATCAACTCCTAAAAGAGTACCATCAAGTCTTACAAAAGATACTAGAGTTTTATTAGATGAGTATGAAAAGTATCCTGAGCAAGAAAACTTTGAATTACATGAAAAACAAAAAAAGATACTTACTAATATTAAAGATAAAATTGATGAGGTAGGAACTCCTGCTGCAAGATTGGAGCATGGACTTCATTTACCAGTGGCGCTTATTGTTATTCCTATTTTTGCCCTTGCTAATGCTGGAATTAAAATTGATTTTTCTTCTATTGGGTCAACTATTCTAGAGCCAGTTTCTTTAGGTATTATTGCAGGTTTAATTTTAGGGAAAGTTATAGGAATCTTTGGAGTATCTTGGCTTGCAATAAAATTAAAATTTGCAGAGCTTCCAAAAGGAAGTTCAATGAACCAAATATTTGGTGTAGCTTTTTTAGGTGGTATTGGTTTTACTATGTCAATTTTCGTTGCAGACTTGGCTTTTATTGGAAACCCTGAGCTTATATTCCAAGCTAAAATTGGAATCCTTAGTGCTTCTTTATTCTCAGGTTTATTTGGATACTTTTGGTTAAAATCAGTATCTTCAAAAAATAAAGAGATTAACAAAGGCTAA
- a CDS encoding response regulator transcription factor, giving the protein MKNKNVLLIEDNIELQNLISNFLKAYNYDCHVYSQPLEALKEFELNHSIYSIVILDLGLPGMDGFDLFKKLKEIKNIPIIISTARDDIGNKIHGFELGADDYLSKPYEPRELVLRIDAILKRNINDNEIRINELNIDLDKKSVFLEDQEIEFTKIEAEIFFMFMKNINKVVSREDIVNQTSLKKDTKNRTIDMHVSNIRFKINDDSKESKYIKSVWGIGYKFINDN; this is encoded by the coding sequence GTGAAAAATAAAAATGTACTTTTAATTGAAGATAATATTGAATTACAAAATTTGATAAGTAATTTTTTAAAAGCTTACAATTATGATTGTCATGTTTATTCACAACCTTTAGAAGCTTTAAAAGAGTTTGAATTAAATCATTCAATATATTCAATAGTTATATTGGATTTGGGGCTTCCTGGAATGGATGGTTTTGATCTTTTTAAAAAATTAAAAGAGATAAAAAATATTCCAATTATCATCTCAACTGCAAGGGATGATATTGGAAATAAAATACATGGTTTTGAGTTAGGAGCAGATGATTATCTATCAAAACCTTATGAACCAAGAGAATTGGTTTTAAGAATAGATGCAATATTAAAAAGAAATATAAATGATAATGAGATACGAATCAACGAATTAAATATTGATTTAGATAAAAAAAGTGTATTTTTAGAAGATCAAGAGATAGAATTTACAAAAATTGAAGCAGAAATATTTTTTATGTTTATGAAAAATATTAATAAAGTTGTTTCAAGAGAAGATATTGTAAATCAAACATCTTTGAAAAAAGATACAAAAAATAGAACAATTGATATGCATGTTAGTAATATAAGATTTAAAATCAATGATGATTCAAAAGAATCAAAATATATTAAATCTGTATGGGGAATAGGGTATAAATTTATAAATGACAATTAG
- a CDS encoding SCO family protein, with protein MRMFSKLSIVVVVAVILIVLLKPYVDEYKEVKKYDFKVNTLDGEVTKDSLKGKALAVYFGYTYCPDVCPTSLGSLSSALKKFDKEKTDDFVGLFISVDPDRDTLKNLKEYAQYFHKNFIGATSTKENIDDITSRYETYYKKITLENSAMGYSVSHTSFIYLFDKNGKFVAKVDHFSDPNKIEDSLKKILN; from the coding sequence ATGAGAATGTTTTCAAAATTAAGTATTGTAGTTGTTGTTGCAGTTATTTTAATAGTATTATTAAAACCTTATGTTGACGAATACAAAGAGGTAAAAAAGTATGACTTTAAAGTAAATACTTTAGATGGAGAAGTAACTAAAGATAGTTTAAAAGGGAAAGCTTTAGCTGTTTATTTTGGTTATACATATTGTCCAGATGTATGTCCAACTTCTTTAGGTAGCTTATCAAGTGCATTGAAAAAATTTGATAAAGAGAAAACAGATGATTTTGTAGGTTTATTTATAAGTGTAGACCCAGACAGAGATACTTTAAAAAACCTAAAAGAGTATGCACAATATTTTCATAAAAATTTTATAGGTGCCACATCAACAAAAGAAAATATTGATGATATTACTAGTAGATATGAGACATATTATAAGAAAATAACTTTAGAAAACTCTGCTATGGGATATTCTGTTTCTCATACTTCATTTATCTATTTATTTGATAAAAATGGAAAATTTGTTGCAAAAGTTGATCATTTTTCAGACCCTAATAAGATTGAAGATAGTTTAAAGAAAATATTAAATTAA
- a CDS encoding molybdopterin cofactor-binding domain-containing protein, giving the protein MSLNRRGFIKNTTLVSSAFIIGFNLPIKGMAAKIEKKSETLAPNAFIKIDKDNTVTFILGQVEMGQGAYTGIAQCIADELDAKWEEIIFEPAPVNDVYNIPGMPMMLTGGSMSIKTQQQRVRQVGATLRYMLKQAAAKKWQVRMYDVSTKDSYVINNRTKEKLSYGSLIEDIKDMKLPADVKLKDSKDHNLIGKRVKRHPIEVEEKITGQAKFGIDVRLPNMKYAALVQPVSFGAKIVSFDDSKAKKMPGIIKIKKLPNEKIAIIAEHWYQAKEAISKIDVKWDKGEFGNTSTSTLEKEYKSYLDKNDLPQMKKDGDTQKAFKDAKSVVEAEYSFPFLAHAAMEPLNCTVHHQGKKAYMSVGGQFQTAYRAACAKILGVDEENVEYYNNYLGSSFGRRANPKSDFVEDAAYTAHNEPWPVMTLWTREDDIKMGYYRPMTISKGKMAIDEEGNITAFKADIINQSLLKGTFFGGGYKDGIDSTQREGLESHPYKIESHDLKAFCPDSPVPVLWLRSVGHTVSAPIVENLIDQAAKAANMDPLDFRIKNLESPRFVKLLENVAKQSDWKNREKNSGYGVAIAESFGSIVAYVVKVKVENNDYRVEKVWSCVDCGMAINPHGIENQIESAVNFTIGYIKYAQITLENGAAVQNNFYDYEVNRITDAPDSISVEIINSGEKIGGVGEIGVPPMFAATMNALYDATGKRYTNFPIKLG; this is encoded by the coding sequence ATGAGTTTAAACAGAAGAGGATTTATTAAAAATACTACGCTAGTTAGTTCAGCTTTTATCATTGGATTTAATTTACCAATTAAAGGTATGGCAGCAAAAATTGAAAAGAAAAGTGAAACTTTAGCACCAAATGCTTTTATCAAAATTGATAAAGATAATACAGTTACATTTATCTTAGGTCAAGTTGAGATGGGACAAGGAGCATATACAGGTATAGCACAATGTATTGCTGATGAATTAGATGCAAAATGGGAAGAGATTATTTTTGAACCTGCACCTGTAAATGATGTATATAATATCCCTGGAATGCCTATGATGTTAACTGGTGGTTCAATGAGTATAAAAACTCAACAACAAAGAGTTAGACAAGTTGGTGCTACATTAAGATATATGCTAAAACAAGCAGCTGCAAAAAAATGGCAAGTAAGAATGTATGATGTATCAACAAAAGATTCATATGTTATTAACAATAGAACAAAAGAAAAACTATCTTATGGTTCTTTAATTGAAGATATAAAAGATATGAAGTTGCCTGCTGATGTTAAACTAAAAGATTCTAAAGACCATAATTTAATTGGAAAAAGAGTAAAAAGACATCCAATTGAAGTTGAAGAAAAAATTACAGGTCAAGCAAAATTTGGTATTGATGTAAGACTTCCAAATATGAAATATGCTGCACTTGTTCAACCTGTATCTTTTGGAGCAAAAATAGTAAGTTTTGATGACAGCAAAGCAAAAAAGATGCCAGGAATTATCAAAATCAAAAAATTACCAAATGAAAAAATAGCAATTATTGCAGAACACTGGTATCAAGCAAAAGAAGCCATTAGTAAAATTGATGTTAAATGGGACAAAGGTGAGTTTGGAAATACAAGTACAAGTACTTTAGAAAAAGAGTATAAATCTTATTTAGATAAAAATGATTTACCACAAATGAAAAAAGATGGAGATACTCAAAAAGCTTTTAAAGATGCAAAAAGTGTTGTAGAGGCTGAATATTCATTTCCATTTTTAGCCCATGCAGCGATGGAACCTTTAAACTGTACAGTTCATCACCAAGGTAAAAAAGCATATATGTCTGTTGGAGGACAATTCCAAACTGCATATAGAGCAGCTTGTGCAAAGATTTTAGGTGTAGATGAAGAAAATGTAGAATATTATAATAACTATTTAGGAAGTAGTTTTGGAAGACGGGCAAATCCAAAGAGTGATTTTGTCGAAGATGCTGCTTATACAGCTCATAACGAACCTTGGCCAGTTATGACTTTATGGACAAGAGAAGATGATATTAAGATGGGTTATTATAGACCTATGACAATTAGTAAAGGTAAAATGGCTATTGATGAAGAGGGTAATATTACAGCCTTTAAAGCAGATATTATAAATCAATCTTTATTAAAAGGAACATTCTTTGGTGGTGGATATAAAGATGGTATTGATTCAACTCAAAGAGAAGGTTTAGAATCTCACCCTTATAAAATAGAAAGCCATGATTTAAAAGCTTTTTGTCCTGATTCACCAGTTCCAGTGTTATGGTTAAGATCAGTTGGACATACTGTTTCAGCTCCAATAGTTGAAAACTTAATCGACCAAGCAGCAAAAGCAGCAAATATGGATCCTTTAGATTTTAGAATTAAAAATTTAGAAAGCCCTAGATTTGTTAAACTATTAGAAAATGTAGCTAAACAATCAGATTGGAAAAATAGAGAAAAAAATAGTGGTTATGGTGTAGCAATTGCTGAATCATTTGGAAGTATTGTTGCTTATGTTGTGAAAGTAAAAGTTGAAAACAATGATTACAGAGTTGAAAAAGTTTGGTCTTGTGTAGATTGTGGTATGGCAATTAATCCCCATGGAATTGAAAACCAAATAGAAAGTGCTGTTAACTTTACTATTGGGTATATTAAGTATGCACAAATCACTTTAGAAAATGGAGCTGCTGTACAAAACAACTTCTATGATTATGAAGTAAATAGAATAACAGATGCCCCTGATAGTATCTCTGTTGAGATTATAAACTCTGGTGAGAAAATTGGTGGTGTTGGTGAGATTGGTGTTCCTCCAATGTTTGCTGCAACTATGAATGCACTTTATGACGCTACAGGTAAAAGATATACAAACTTTCCTATCAAACTTGGATAA
- a CDS encoding nucleotidyltransferase family protein codes for MSKQLAILILAAGSSSRLGEHTKQLIKYKNQSLLRLTVKKALEVSDDVFVVLGHKYDECLAEIKDLDIKVLNNEFYKKGMGTSISFGISHLEQYENTMILLCDQPFIPYSHLNKLKNLINNKNIIATQYEDNRFLTVPAIFPFTYYPKLKQLKEDKGAKSILKNEECLKLELSKENSIDIDTKEDMDSYLN; via the coding sequence GTGTCTAAACAATTAGCAATATTAATATTAGCTGCAGGAAGCTCTTCTAGATTAGGAGAGCATACAAAACAATTAATAAAATATAAAAATCAATCCTTACTTAGATTAACTGTAAAAAAAGCATTAGAGGTATCAGATGATGTTTTTGTAGTGTTAGGACATAAATATGATGAGTGTTTAGCTGAGATAAAAGATTTGGATATAAAAGTTTTAAATAATGAGTTTTATAAAAAAGGTATGGGAACTTCAATATCTTTTGGCATAAGCCATTTGGAACAATATGAAAATACTATGATTTTATTGTGTGATCAGCCTTTTATTCCTTATTCTCATTTAAACAAATTAAAAAATCTAATCAATAACAAAAATATTATTGCAACACAATATGAAGATAATAGATTTTTAACAGTCCCTGCAATATTTCCTTTTACTTATTATCCTAAATTAAAACAGTTAAAAGAAGATAAAGGTGCAAAGTCTATATTAAAAAATGAAGAGTGTCTAAAACTTGAATTATCAAAAGAGAACTCAATTGATATAGACACAAAAGAAGATATGGATTCTTATTTAAATTAA
- a CDS encoding MFS transporter, whose amino-acid sequence MTRKSKLIIIVYTITILLSVMYATQPLQPLLAKEFDVSMTKASSFTAVIMLFLAISPIIYGYILESVKTKTVLKIALITLLITNFALSLANTYEMFLTIRTIEAIVIPAILTGAMTILAKDKENTKLNMSIYVAATVFGGMVGRVFSGFIAEEFGWRIVFISLSFALLLAYFLINKIEFRGDAELVKPKMIDIIHILKDKKYLVIYTLMFIVFFVFAGLLNILPFRIKELIPQTSETQIGLLYLGYGMGIIISLTIHKIINFFKKEIRTIVAGLGIFLISTLMFLSTNALILFSVVFIFCVGMFTIHTVSTRLANSLKASQRGLTSGMYLSFYYIGGAVGSIIPAIVYDKFGWDMTILLFASLLVFIMVFILLSRKLFKAYN is encoded by the coding sequence TTGACTAGAAAATCTAAACTTATAATAATTGTATATACAATCACAATTTTACTTTCTGTGATGTATGCGACTCAACCTTTACAGCCACTATTAGCAAAAGAGTTTGATGTATCTATGACAAAAGCATCCTCTTTTACGGCTGTAATTATGTTGTTTTTAGCAATATCTCCTATTATATACGGTTATATTTTAGAATCAGTCAAGACAAAAACTGTTTTAAAAATTGCACTTATTACTTTACTTATAACAAACTTTGCATTATCCCTAGCAAACACTTATGAGATGTTTTTAACAATTAGAACAATTGAAGCTATAGTAATCCCTGCAATTTTAACAGGAGCCATGACAATTTTGGCAAAAGATAAAGAGAATACTAAACTAAATATGTCAATATATGTTGCAGCAACAGTATTTGGAGGAATGGTTGGTAGAGTATTTTCTGGATTTATAGCAGAAGAGTTTGGATGGAGAATAGTATTTATCTCCTTATCTTTTGCCCTACTTTTAGCCTATTTTTTAATAAATAAAATAGAGTTTAGAGGTGATGCTGAACTTGTAAAACCTAAAATGATTGATATAATCCATATTCTAAAAGATAAAAAATATCTAGTAATTTATACCCTTATGTTTATTGTATTTTTTGTATTTGCAGGACTTTTAAATATCTTGCCATTTAGAATTAAAGAGCTTATTCCCCAAACTAGTGAGACTCAAATTGGATTATTGTATTTAGGTTATGGGATGGGAATTATAATTTCACTTACAATACATAAAATCATAAATTTTTTCAAAAAAGAGATAAGAACTATTGTAGCTGGACTTGGTATATTTTTAATCTCAACACTTATGTTTTTAAGTACAAATGCCCTTATACTTTTTTCTGTTGTGTTTATATTTTGTGTGGGAATGTTTACTATTCATACTGTTTCAACAAGACTTGCAAATTCACTTAAAGCCTCACAAAGAGGTTTAACATCTGGAATGTATCTAAGCTTTTATTATATAGGTGGAGCAGTGGGTTCAATTATTCCTGCAATTGTATATGACAAGTTTGGTTGGGATATGACTATTTTATTATTTGCATCTTTACTTGTATTTATTATGGTTTTTATTCTTTTAAGTAGAAAACTTTTTAAAGCATATAATTAA
- a CDS encoding (2Fe-2S)-binding protein — protein MTHIFVDNKKYDLKNVSEDTPVLWVLRDYLDLTGTKFGCGVGMCGACTVMLDGKAVRGCQTKLKEAYGKNITTIENKEDKELNALRIVWKEHDVAQCGYCQSGQLVNAAGLLKSNKNPSEEEIKTAMRGNICRCGTYNKILKAVSAVAKG, from the coding sequence ATGACTCATATATTTGTAGATAATAAAAAATATGACTTAAAAAATGTCTCAGAAGATACTCCAGTTCTTTGGGTATTAAGAGATTATTTAGATTTGACTGGAACGAAGTTTGGCTGTGGTGTTGGTATGTGTGGAGCCTGTACAGTGATGCTTGATGGAAAAGCTGTAAGAGGCTGTCAAACAAAACTTAAAGAGGCTTACGGAAAAAACATCACTACTATTGAAAACAAAGAAGATAAAGAATTAAATGCTCTAAGAATAGTATGGAAAGAGCATGATGTTGCGCAATGTGGATATTGTCAATCTGGACAATTAGTTAATGCTGCAGGACTTTTAAAATCAAATAAAAACCCATCAGAAGAAGAGATTAAAACTGCTATGAGAGGAAATATTTGTAGATGTGGAACATATAATAAAATTTTAAAAGCAGTGTCTGCTGTGGCGAAAGGATAA
- a CDS encoding copper chaperone PCu(A)C: MKKIITLLAFSISILLASELKIEDGYVRATPPNLPNSAAFMKVKNSSNETISIVKASSDASKVVELHTHLMKDGVMKMIQVPSIEIPANTEVSLQPGGFHIMLIGLNQALKEGENITLTLEFSNGESKTLTLPVKTVMGGMKHHGHNMHN, from the coding sequence ATGAAAAAAATAATTACTCTCTTGGCATTTAGTATATCTATACTTTTAGCTTCTGAATTAAAGATTGAAGATGGATATGTTAGAGCTACTCCTCCAAACTTACCTAACTCAGCAGCTTTCATGAAAGTTAAAAATAGTTCTAATGAAACTATTTCAATAGTTAAAGCATCGTCTGATGCATCTAAAGTAGTTGAACTACACACTCATCTAATGAAAGATGGTGTTATGAAGATGATTCAAGTTCCAAGTATTGAAATACCAGCAAATACAGAAGTTTCACTTCAACCAGGAGGTTTTCATATTATGTTAATTGGTTTAAATCAAGCACTAAAAGAGGGTGAAAATATAACTTTAACTCTAGAGTTTTCAAACGGTGAGAGCAAAACACTTACTTTACCTGTTAAAACTGTAATGGGTGGTATGAAACACCATGGTCATAATATGCACAATTAA
- a CDS encoding ATP-binding protein, with protein MTIRQRLFISFSLILFITVFIIGVFFYSIYNFNEIHNAQIHRYDQIRRVEKLKEHNNSFSWIVLDIITDYDKLNIVKERLNKAEYIYKNVLFLKNKTIENSESNNEKKNLELIFLHFKEIDFLIKNRLFKIVEEKQNSFDKFNIDFEKLSNETKNLLDQEVDYLQNELNKTEKNKNQFIETIKIEVVLLLLIAFTLAFVISSKIIKEIKSMLDKLNKGVLQLFNDDENSIKVDIGKNNELSEITNNLNSYLEKQSDIIHSREELLRNISHELKTPITKGKFLLEDLKNSKYKVEVEHINNVFIDIEELTNKLLQREKLNFATLKIYKFKVSSLILEALSKLSIDDESKIILDIEDDFEIEADKYYMTLALKNLIDNAMKYALEFPIKIKAENKTLYVENIADELSNDLIYYIKPFTREPNQQMGHGLGLNIVNKIVQMHKFKLGYNYKNSHNIFYITF; from the coding sequence ATGACAATTAGACAACGACTCTTTATCTCTTTTTCTTTAATACTTTTTATTACTGTATTTATAATAGGGGTGTTTTTTTATTCAATATACAATTTTAATGAAATACACAATGCACAAATACATCGTTATGACCAGATAAGAAGAGTGGAAAAACTAAAAGAACATAATAACTCTTTTTCTTGGATTGTATTAGATATTATAACCGACTATGATAAATTGAATATTGTAAAAGAGAGACTAAATAAAGCAGAATATATTTATAAAAATGTACTTTTTTTAAAAAATAAAACAATAGAAAACTCAGAATCTAATAATGAAAAAAAGAATCTAGAGTTAATTTTCTTACATTTTAAAGAGATTGATTTTTTGATAAAAAATAGATTGTTTAAGATTGTAGAAGAGAAACAAAATAGTTTTGATAAATTTAATATTGATTTTGAAAAGTTAAGTAATGAGACTAAAAATCTCCTTGACCAAGAGGTTGATTATCTTCAAAATGAACTTAACAAAACAGAAAAAAATAAAAATCAATTTATAGAGACCATAAAAATAGAAGTTGTTTTATTACTTCTAATTGCATTTACCTTAGCATTTGTTATCTCATCTAAAATTATAAAAGAGATAAAAAGTATGCTTGATAAATTAAATAAAGGTGTTTTGCAATTATTTAATGATGATGAAAATAGTATAAAAGTAGATATTGGTAAAAACAATGAATTAAGTGAAATAACTAATAATTTAAATTCCTATTTAGAAAAACAAAGCGACATAATACACTCAAGGGAAGAGCTTTTACGAAATATAAGCCATGAGTTAAAAACTCCTATTACAAAAGGTAAATTTTTACTTGAAGATTTAAAAAATAGTAAATATAAAGTAGAAGTTGAACATATTAACAATGTTTTTATAGATATAGAAGAACTAACTAATAAACTACTTCAAAGGGAAAAGTTAAATTTTGCAACATTAAAAATATATAAATTTAAAGTAAGCAGTCTAATACTTGAGGCCTTGTCTAAATTATCTATTGATGATGAATCAAAAATTATATTGGATATTGAAGATGATTTTGAAATAGAAGCAGATAAATATTATATGACTTTGGCTTTAAAAAATTTGATTGATAATGCAATGAAATATGCTTTAGAATTCCCAATTAAAATAAAAGCAGAAAATAAAACCTTGTATGTTGAAAATATTGCTGATGAATTATCAAATGATTTGATATATTATATTAAACCCTTTACTAGAGAACCTAACCAACAAATGGGACATGGCTTAGGTTTAAATATTGTAAATAAAATTGTACAAATGCATAAGTTTAAATTAGGATACAATTACAAAAACTCACATAATATTTTTTATATAACTTTTTAA
- a CDS encoding XdhC family protein, whose translation MFENKEYSKFIEHCKKNNLDISMGLVTKTQGSTYTKAGNMMLVNSSYETIGVLGSKYLHEKVISFSKECFENKEIKTFENIPKDKNSGHGVLNMEIKPFFYDKDYEGLSSYIKKPYSLLIFGCAAHVTPLISMANLMGWNTTVIDIKIDKKFVYEADYLIELENLEDIYTLDLSSYDASVILSHNPKTDDKYLEALLNTNMQYIGLMGNKKNMQRKKEQFNLESDDRFFAPVGFDIGSYSSSSIALSICAQIEAKRNGKI comes from the coding sequence ATGTTTGAAAATAAAGAGTATTCAAAATTTATTGAACATTGTAAGAAAAATAATTTAGATATCTCAATGGGTCTTGTGACTAAAACACAAGGCTCAACTTATACAAAAGCTGGAAATATGATGCTTGTAAACTCCTCTTATGAAACAATTGGAGTGTTAGGAAGTAAATATCTACATGAAAAGGTGATATCTTTTTCTAAAGAGTGTTTTGAAAATAAAGAGATAAAAACCTTTGAAAATATTCCAAAAGATAAAAACTCTGGTCATGGAGTTTTAAATATGGAAATAAAACCTTTTTTCTATGATAAAGATTATGAAGGCTTATCTTCTTATATAAAAAAACCATATTCTCTTTTAATCTTTGGTTGTGCAGCCCATGTGACACCTTTAATCTCAATGGCAAATCTTATGGGTTGGAATACAACTGTTATAGATATTAAAATAGATAAAAAGTTTGTATATGAAGCAGATTATTTAATTGAATTAGAAAATTTAGAAGATATTTATACTTTGGATTTATCCTCTTATGATGCTTCTGTAATCTTAAGTCATAATCCTAAAACAGATGATAAGTATTTAGAGGCTTTATTAAATACAAATATGCAGTATATTGGTTTAATGGGAAATAAAAAAAATATGCAAAGAAAAAAAGAGCAGTTTAATTTAGAAAGTGATGATAGATTTTTTGCTCCTGTTGGTTTTGATATTGGAAGTTATTCATCTTCATCAATTGCATTGTCAATTTGTGCACAAATTGAAGCAAAAAGAAATGGAAAAATTTAA